The Procambarus clarkii isolate CNS0578487 chromosome 37, FALCON_Pclarkii_2.0, whole genome shotgun sequence genome window below encodes:
- the LOC138371995 gene encoding zinc finger protein 271-like: protein MSAHSGDKPYHCTMCLKDFSHKSNLISHMRIHTGEKPYHCSECLKDFNHKSNLISHMRIHTGEKPYHCSECLKYFSNKSNLISHMRIHTGEKPYHCTMCLKNFSDKSILKKHMRIHTGEKPYQCSDCLKDFSQKSNLILHMRIHTGEKPYQCSECLKDFSQKANLISHMRIHTGEKPHQCAECLKDFSHKSGLILHMSIHIGEKPYHCSVCLKNFSCKSVLIRHMRIHTGDKPCHCSECLKGFTNKSDLVRHMRIHTKEKPYHCSECLKYFSDKSNLMSHMRIHTGDKPYHCSECLKYFSNKSNLRSHMRIHSGEKPHHCTVCLKDFSHKSVLISHMRIHTGEKPYHCSECLKKFTTKSYLLSHMKIHTGEKPYQCSECLKDFSHRPYLISHMKIHTGEKPYHCTVCLKIFSHKSNLIAHMRIHTGERPYHCSECLKDFSHKPHLTRHMKIHTREKISSVYV from the coding sequence ATGAGTGCCCATTCAGGAGACAAGCCATATCACTGTACAATGTGTTTAAAAGACTTTTCACATAAATCAAATCTAAtatcacacatgaggattcatacaggagagaaaccatatcactgttcagaatgtctaAAAGACTTTAACCATAAATCAAATCTAAtatcacacatgaggattcatacaggagaaaaaccatatcactgttcagaatgtctgaaatacTTTTCCAACAAATCAAATCTAAtatcacacatgaggattcatacaggagagaaaccatatcactgtacaATGTGTCTAAAAAACTTTTCAGATAAATCAATTCTAAAAaagcacatgaggattcatacaggagagaaaccatatcaatgTTCAGATTGTCTAAAAGATTTTTCACAAAAATCTAATCTAATattacacatgaggattcatacaggagaaaaACCATATCAATGTTCAGAATGTCTAAAAGATTTTTCACAAAAAGCTAATCTAAtatcacacatgaggattcatacaggagagaaaccacatCAGTGTGCAGAATGTCTAAAAGACTTTTCACATAAATCAGGTCTAATATTACACATGTCGATTCAtataggagagaaaccatatcattgTTCAGTGTGTCTAAAAAACTTTTCATGCAAATCAGTACTAATAaggcacatgaggattcatacaggagataaACCATGTCACTGTTCAGAATGTTTAAAAGGCTTTACAAACAAATCAGATCTAGTAaggcacatgaggattcatacaaaagagaaaccatatcactgctcagaatgtctaaaatatttttcagATAAATCAAATCTAAtgtcacacatgaggattcatacaggagataaaccatatcactgttcagaatgccTAAAATACTTTTCAAATAAATCAAATTTAAGATCGCATATGAGGATTCATTCTGGAGAGAAACCACATcactgtacagtatgtctaaaagACTTTTCACATAAATCAGTTCTAAtatcacacatgaggattcatacaggagaaaagccatatcactgttcagaatgtctaAAAAAATTTACAACTAAATCATATTTGTTATCACACATgaagattcatacaggagagaaaccatatcaatgTTCAGAATGTCTAAAAGATTTTTCACACAGGCCTTATCTAATATCACACATgaagattcatacaggagagaaaccatatcactgtacaGTGTGTCTGAAAATTTTTTCACATAAATCAAATTTAAtagcacacatgaggattcatacaggagagagaccatatcactgttcagaatgtcttAAAGACTTTTCACATAAACCACATCTAACGAGGCACATGAAAATTCATACACGAGAGAAAATCAGTTCAGTGTATGTGTAA